In one Myotis daubentonii chromosome 1, mMyoDau2.1, whole genome shotgun sequence genomic region, the following are encoded:
- the LOC132242555 gene encoding protein S100-P-like yields MTRQELGELSMEPGPFIKGTTGLSEPFPNHHSRQEEPITQAPMAYGPVAEAPVDEAPVAEAPVAYGPVAEAPVAEAPVAEAPVAEAPVANLKAAIVMIIHVFARYAGTHSSGRSLSKEELRVLLEKELPGFLESGEDKDDAMEKVFRSLDTNEDATVSFQEFLLLVAGLLAACHKHFQEEGAT; encoded by the exons ATGACGcggcaggagctgggggagctgaG TATGGAGCCGGGTCCTTTTATAAAAGGCACCACGGGCCTCAGTGAGCCATTCCCCAACCACCACAGCCGCCAGGAGGAACCCATCACTCAGGCACCCATGGCTTACGGACCTGTGGCTGAGGCACCCGTGGATGAGGCACCCGTGGCTGAGGCACCTGTGGCTTACGGACCTGTGGCTGAGGCACCCGTGGCTGAGGCACCCGTGGCTGAGGCACCCGTGGCTGAGGCACCCGTAGCTAACCTGAAAGCCGCCATTGTCATGATCATCCACGTGTTTGCCCGCTACGCAGGGACACACAGCAGCGGGCGGAGCCTGAGCAAGGAGGAGCTGAGGGTGCTGCTGGAGAAGGAGCTCCCGGGCTTCCTGGAG agCGGGGAGGACAAGGACGACGCCATGGAGAAGGTGTTCAGGAGCCTGGACACCAACGAGGACGCCACAGTGAGCTTCCAGGAGTTCCTCCTGCTGGTGGCGGGGCTCCTGGCAGCCTGTCACAAGCACTTCCAGGAGGAGGGAGCCACCTGA
- the LOC132242413 gene encoding protein S100-P-like, protein MGFLLTEAPEAEAPEAEAPVANLKAAIVMIIHVFARYAGTHSSGRSLSKEELRVLLEKELPGFLESGEDKDDAMEKVFRSLDTNEDATVSFQEFLLLVAGLLAACHKHFQEEGAS, encoded by the exons Atgggatttctgctca CTGAGGCACCCGAGGCTGAGGCACCCGAGGCTGAGGCACCCGTAGCTAACCTGAAAGCCGCCATTGTCATGATCATCCACGTGTTTGCCCGCTACGCAGGGACACACAGCAGTGGGCGGAGCCTCAGCAAGGAGGAGCTGAGGGTGCTGCTGGAGAAGGAGCTCCCGGGCTTCCTGGAG aGCGGGGAGGACAAGGACGATGCCATGGAGAAGGTGTTCAGGAGCCTGGACACCAACGAGGACGCCACAGTGAGCTTCCAGGAGTTCCTCCTGCTGGTGGCGGGGCTCCTGGCGGCCTGTCACAAGCACTTccaggaggagggagccagctGA
- the LOC132242599 gene encoding protein S100-P-like — protein sequence MEPGPFIKGTTGLSEPFPSHRSRQEEPITQAPMAYGPVAEAPVDEAPVAEAPVAYGPVAEAPVAEAPVAEAPVANLKAAIVMIIHVFARYAGTHSSGRSLSKEELRVLLEKELPGFLESGEDKDDAMEKVFRSLDTNEDATVSFQEFLLLVAGLLAACHKHFQEEGAT from the exons ATGGAGCCGGGTCCTTTTATAAAAGGCACCACGGGCCTCAGTGAGCCATTCCCCAGCCACCGCAGCCGCCAGGAGGAACCCATCACTCAGGCACCCATGGCTTACGGACCTGTGGCTGAGGCACCCGTGGATGAGGCACCCGTGGCTGAGGCACCTGTGGCTTACGGACCTGTGGCTGAGGCACCCGTGGCTGAGGCACCCGTGGCTGAGGCACCCGTAGCTAACCTGAAGGCCGCCATTGTCATGATCATCCACGTGTTTGCCCGCTACGCAGGGACACACAGCAGCGGGCGGAGCCTCAGCAAGGAGGAGCTGAGGGTGCTGCTGGAGAAGGAGCTCCCGGGCTTCCTGGAG agCGGGGAGGACAAGGACGACGCCATGGAGAAGGTGTTCAGGAGCCTGGACACCAACGAGGACGCCACAGTGAGCTTCCAGGAGTTCCTCCTGCTGGTGGCGGGGCTCCTGGCAGCCTGTCACAAGCACTTCCAGGAGGAGGGAGCCACCTGA